Proteins encoded within one genomic window of Mesobacillus subterraneus:
- the feoB gene encoding ferrous iron transport protein B, which produces MNIALIGNPNTGKTSLFNNLTGSYEYVGNWSGVTVEKKVGLFKNGKDQLIDLPGVYTLNPLSKDEGVVTNFFLNEPFEKLLNILDASQLRRNLHLTMQLLEYGAPVIIGLNMLDVAKNRGIQIDIHKLSESLGVTVAPVVARTGMGCNELAELVTVGVVGTGKNNLVYYGKAIEAGILELENKLAGKTQHPVRWLALQLFEGNPYVKSYLATILHMAELETLVNDVTVSQQQYAVSNKALDQVIHRKRSEAIDKIVSAATTRLDNKKIPLTEKVDMIVTNKFLGIPIFLVLMYVMFMLTFDWLGFPLSDALDSLLSGPVTAGITAALTAVGASSFIKDLILDGIVAGVGGVLVFVPQIFILFFFISLLEDSGYMARVALVMDRLMESVGLNGKAFIPMMIGFGCNVPGIMAARTIETPKERLMTILLTPLMSCSARLPVYALFVGAFFVEKKAAVVLSLYVIGIVIALILAKVFSKTLLKGETSVFVIELPPYRLPQARALWRSTWDKGKGFVKKAGTFIFAGSVLIWLLAYAGPEGVNVGMDDSYLAILGGVFAPLFAPIGFGTWQASASLFTGFLAKEAIISTMNIIYFVPDEASLQGLLAAHYTPLAAYSFMAFILLYIPCLATVATIYKETASKRWTAFSITYALIIAYVLSLIIYQGGKLFGLT; this is translated from the coding sequence ATGAATATTGCCCTCATTGGCAACCCGAACACTGGAAAAACATCATTGTTTAATAACTTAACAGGTTCCTATGAATATGTCGGCAACTGGAGCGGCGTTACGGTCGAAAAGAAAGTCGGTCTTTTTAAAAATGGCAAGGATCAGCTTATTGACCTTCCTGGGGTTTATACTCTCAATCCGCTCTCTAAAGATGAGGGGGTCGTTACAAATTTCTTTTTGAATGAACCATTCGAAAAACTGCTGAACATCCTGGATGCTTCTCAGCTAAGGCGTAACCTTCACCTTACTATGCAGCTATTGGAATATGGTGCACCGGTGATAATTGGCTTAAACATGCTTGATGTGGCGAAAAACAGGGGCATACAAATCGATATTCATAAACTGTCTGAATCATTAGGGGTGACCGTAGCTCCAGTCGTTGCTAGGACAGGCATGGGGTGTAACGAGCTTGCAGAGCTGGTGACTGTTGGAGTGGTGGGCACAGGGAAGAACAATCTCGTTTATTATGGAAAAGCGATTGAAGCGGGAATCCTCGAACTAGAGAACAAACTAGCTGGGAAAACACAACATCCCGTACGCTGGCTTGCTCTCCAGCTGTTTGAAGGCAATCCCTATGTGAAAAGTTATCTAGCAACAATCTTGCACATGGCTGAATTAGAAACATTGGTCAACGATGTTACTGTATCCCAACAACAATATGCAGTCAGCAACAAAGCGCTTGATCAGGTGATCCACCGTAAGCGAAGTGAAGCAATTGATAAAATAGTATCTGCTGCAACCACAAGACTGGATAATAAAAAGATTCCGTTGACTGAGAAAGTTGACATGATCGTAACGAATAAATTTCTCGGAATACCAATTTTTTTAGTCTTGATGTACGTCATGTTCATGCTTACTTTTGACTGGCTTGGCTTCCCTCTGTCAGACGCATTGGATTCACTTTTGTCTGGTCCTGTTACAGCAGGAATTACAGCAGCACTGACTGCAGTGGGTGCTTCATCATTCATCAAGGATCTGATTCTTGATGGAATTGTAGCAGGGGTAGGGGGAGTCCTCGTCTTCGTGCCGCAAATCTTCATTTTGTTCTTTTTCATATCCTTGCTGGAGGATTCAGGTTATATGGCTCGCGTTGCGCTGGTGATGGACCGCCTGATGGAATCAGTCGGCCTGAATGGGAAGGCGTTCATTCCGATGATGATCGGGTTCGGCTGTAACGTACCAGGAATTATGGCAGCAAGGACTATTGAGACGCCAAAGGAAAGGCTGATGACCATCCTGTTGACGCCGCTCATGTCATGTTCAGCCCGATTGCCTGTATACGCCTTGTTTGTCGGAGCGTTTTTTGTAGAAAAGAAGGCAGCTGTCGTTTTGAGTTTGTATGTAATAGGAATAGTGATTGCACTAATCCTGGCTAAGGTATTCTCGAAGACTCTTTTGAAAGGTGAAACTTCGGTGTTCGTCATTGAACTTCCGCCATACAGGCTGCCACAGGCAAGAGCGCTTTGGAGAAGCACATGGGATAAGGGAAAAGGATTCGTAAAGAAGGCGGGAACCTTCATTTTTGCCGGCTCCGTCCTGATCTGGCTGCTCGCCTACGCCGGCCCGGAAGGCGTGAATGTCGGCATGGATGACAGCTATTTAGCGATTCTTGGTGGTGTTTTCGCACCGTTATTTGCTCCTATAGGCTTTGGAACCTGGCAGGCAAGTGCATCACTTTTCACCGGTTTCCTGGCTAAAGAAGCTATTATTTCAACAATGAACATCATTTATTTTGTGCCAGATGAAGCAAGTCTGCAAGGTTTGCTGGCTGCCCATTATACGCCACTTGCAGCATACAGTTTCATGGCATTTATATTGTTATATATTCCGTGCCTTGCTACGGTCGCAACCATCTACAAAGAAACTGCTTCAAAACGCTGGACTGCTTTTTCAATCACTTATGCACTGATTATCGCATATGTCTTGTCTCTCATTATTTATCAGGGCGGTAAGTTATTTGGTCTAACCTAA
- a CDS encoding FeoA family protein, which yields MLGKLKTGEKGRIMNIASTDKFVRRRLLDLGIAEGSEVCVKCILPFGGPVMLESCGQCIGIRRKEALRIEVERV from the coding sequence ATGCTGGGAAAACTAAAGACTGGTGAAAAAGGACGGATCATGAATATTGCTAGTACTGATAAATTTGTAAGAAGAAGATTGCTTGATTTGGGAATTGCTGAAGGCTCTGAAGTTTGCGTAAAGTGCATCCTGCCTTTTGGTGGCCCTGTCATGCTTGAATCATGCGGACAGTGCATCGGGATCCGCCGCAAAGAAGCACTAAGGATCGAAGTGGAGCGAGTATGA
- a CDS encoding dicarboxylate/amino acid:cation symporter: MKLTTKILIGLGLGAMTGLILNIFSPELFTVLDKFIFTPLGKIFINLISMLVVPIVLFSIILGTAGLGDPKKLGRIGFKTVSFFLTTTAIAISIGLALAYLIKPGLMGQFDTSGAEFKAEEAPPVSETFLNLIPANPFEALTAGNMLQVIVFALFIGIALTALGNKTRGILNLIEQGNEIMMYLVGLVMRFAPYGTFGLIATAIGSQGIDAIKAMGVYMIVVVLALVIHALLTYGSGVYFLGKKNPFWFFKQFSPAMGVAFSTSSSNATLPVSMETAQKNLRVPESVSSFVQPLGATINMDGTAIMQGVATVFIAQVYGADLTMAELLTVVLTAVLASIGTAGVPGVGLIMLAMVLQSVGLPVEGIGLILGIDRLLDMARTAINITGDAACALIVSESEKKHRVRPEKSKVKNVADNRSIEYFK, translated from the coding sequence ATGAAACTAACGACTAAGATTTTGATTGGCCTTGGACTTGGCGCAATGACTGGGCTGATCCTCAATATTTTTTCACCAGAACTGTTCACTGTTTTAGATAAATTCATATTTACGCCTCTAGGTAAGATATTCATCAATTTAATCAGTATGCTCGTCGTACCAATTGTCCTGTTTTCAATTATTCTTGGAACTGCAGGATTAGGCGACCCTAAGAAACTTGGCAGGATTGGTTTTAAGACGGTAAGCTTCTTTTTAACGACAACAGCCATTGCTATTTCAATTGGCCTTGCACTGGCATATTTAATCAAGCCCGGCTTGATGGGGCAGTTTGATACGAGTGGAGCAGAATTCAAGGCTGAAGAAGCTCCGCCAGTAAGCGAAACCTTTTTAAATCTTATTCCCGCGAACCCGTTTGAAGCACTGACAGCCGGAAATATGCTGCAAGTAATCGTGTTTGCGCTATTCATCGGTATTGCTTTAACAGCACTTGGTAACAAAACGAGAGGAATACTCAATCTGATTGAACAAGGTAATGAAATCATGATGTATCTGGTGGGCCTTGTCATGAGGTTTGCTCCGTACGGAACTTTTGGTTTAATCGCAACGGCGATTGGAAGTCAGGGAATCGATGCCATCAAGGCGATGGGAGTATACATGATTGTCGTTGTTCTGGCTTTAGTTATCCATGCGCTCTTGACTTATGGCTCAGGGGTATATTTCCTTGGAAAGAAAAATCCATTCTGGTTCTTTAAGCAATTCTCCCCAGCAATGGGGGTTGCCTTCAGTACATCGAGCAGTAATGCTACACTTCCGGTATCAATGGAAACAGCACAGAAGAACCTCCGTGTGCCTGAATCTGTAAGCAGCTTTGTCCAGCCTCTCGGAGCTACGATCAATATGGATGGAACGGCCATCATGCAGGGAGTAGCAACTGTCTTCATTGCACAGGTATATGGTGCCGACCTTACTATGGCCGAGCTTCTGACGGTTGTCCTGACTGCAGTACTAGCAAGTATAGGTACTGCAGGTGTTCCAGGAGTTGGTTTGATCATGCTGGCGATGGTACTTCAATCTGTAGGTCTGCCTGTTGAAGGGATTGGACTGATTTTGGGGATCGACCGTCTGCTGGATATGGCTCGGACTGCTATCAATATCACAGGCGATGCAGCATGCGCGCTCATTGTCTCTGAATCTGAGAAAAAGCATCGGGTTCGACCGGAAAAAAGCAAAGTGAAAAATGTAGCGGATAATCGCTCAATAGAATACTTTAAATAA
- a CDS encoding GNAT family N-acetyltransferase: protein MLTLKVDSELELRIFELSEAWELFWLVDSNRRYLREWLPWIDGIQSPCQFYSVIQMWQKNFQKGSSSHFGIRYRGVLAGSISLHAIDWTNSQASIGYYLSEKLQGRGITIRTVKAVIHHAFYELGINRIEIRCGKDNHKSKAIPKKLGFYEEGILRDGEFLNGHFHDLIVYGLLRREWQRNFTLIP from the coding sequence ATGTTAACTTTAAAAGTTGATTCTGAACTTGAACTTCGAATTTTTGAGCTCAGTGAAGCTTGGGAGTTATTCTGGCTCGTCGATTCCAATCGCCGCTATTTGCGGGAATGGCTGCCCTGGATAGATGGCATTCAATCCCCTTGCCAATTTTACTCAGTGATACAAATGTGGCAGAAAAATTTCCAGAAAGGAAGCAGCAGTCACTTTGGGATCCGGTACAGGGGAGTCCTTGCAGGCAGTATCAGTCTCCATGCTATTGACTGGACCAACTCTCAGGCAAGCATCGGCTACTACCTGTCGGAAAAACTGCAAGGCAGGGGCATAACAATCAGAACGGTGAAAGCAGTCATACACCATGCTTTTTATGAGCTTGGAATTAATCGCATTGAAATCCGGTGCGGCAAGGATAACCATAAAAGCAAGGCTATTCCCAAGAAGCTTGGATTTTACGAGGAGGGAATCCTTCGTGATGGGGAATTTCTGAATGGACACTTTCATGATTTGATTGTATATGGGCTTCTTAGAAGAGAATGGCAAAGAAACTTTACTCTTATCCCTTAA
- a CDS encoding histidine kinase N-terminal domain-containing protein has translation MLPITDNRLLSFLTSEKENLIADWTDEIIVSEDDPYKEKINKNAEKMYAIILSIFSKTSDELEEHLQKLAFMVGEERVRADINIGDFVYNVNSGRSILYKHLYKMNMEWEEMQEAINRINYCFDTFLYYAVSYYNEQKNKIIEEKNQFIDSTHKDRLTLLGQMTSSFIHEFRNPLTSIQGFIQLLKSEHEDMKYLDIISSELEQLNFRISQFLLLSKKELIGKEKTLFSLNIMIEEVLNFLYPSILDTKVRIIKEVADDMELFGYADEIRQVLINIIFNAIDVLSQYRDDPQIEIKGFFVNDTHIKIEISNNGPIIPDNLLKTIFEPFVTTKTLGTGLGLFVCREIIEKHKGILACSSEPDKTSFIMLLPLKRIEN, from the coding sequence ATGCTGCCAATTACGGATAACAGATTGCTTAGCTTCCTGACTAGTGAAAAGGAAAATCTCATTGCCGACTGGACGGATGAAATAATCGTCTCTGAAGATGATCCCTATAAAGAGAAAATAAATAAGAACGCTGAGAAAATGTATGCAATCATTCTCTCAATTTTTTCTAAGACAAGCGATGAATTGGAGGAACACCTGCAAAAACTTGCTTTTATGGTCGGGGAAGAGCGGGTTCGGGCCGATATCAATATTGGTGATTTTGTCTATAATGTCAATTCTGGACGATCTATTCTTTACAAGCACCTCTACAAAATGAATATGGAATGGGAAGAAATGCAGGAGGCAATCAATCGAATAAATTACTGCTTTGATACCTTTTTGTATTACGCTGTATCCTATTACAATGAACAGAAAAACAAGATAATCGAAGAAAAGAACCAGTTCATCGATTCCACACATAAGGACAGACTAACATTGCTTGGCCAAATGACATCGAGCTTTATCCATGAATTCCGCAACCCGTTAACTTCCATCCAGGGCTTCATTCAGCTTTTGAAATCCGAACATGAAGACATGAAATATCTCGATATCATTTCCAGTGAATTGGAGCAATTGAATTTCCGTATTTCACAATTCCTGCTTTTATCAAAAAAGGAGCTGATTGGAAAAGAAAAGACACTTTTCTCATTGAATATAATGATAGAGGAAGTATTGAATTTCTTATATCCCAGCATCCTTGACACAAAGGTCCGAATTATCAAGGAAGTAGCGGACGATATGGAATTGTTTGGCTATGCTGACGAAATCAGGCAGGTCCTCATCAATATCATCTTTAATGCCATTGACGTATTGAGCCAGTATCGTGATGATCCACAAATCGAAATAAAAGGATTTTTCGTGAATGACACACATATAAAAATTGAGATTTCGAATAATGGGCCTATCATTCCTGACAATTTGCTAAAAACGATCTTCGAACCATTTGTCACAACCAAAACACTTGGGACTGGGCTCGGTTTGTTTGTCTGCCGGGAAATCATTGAAAAGCATAAAGGAATTCTCGCCTGTTCATCAGAACCGGACAAGACGTCCTTTATCATGCTGTTGCCTCTGAAAAGAATAGAAAACTAG
- the thiT gene encoding energy-coupled thiamine transporter ThiT, whose product MKQKQTLFLVEIAVFSALAYLLDLFSGFLFSRIWPQGGSVSIAMVPVFLMAFRWGVKGGAITGLLLGLLQFILGFSQIYHPVQGFIDYLVAFTVLGIAGIFARQIKLSIQNSDKKKWIGFIIAGTFIGSLLRFIAHFFSGWIFFGVWAPEGQPAWLYSIIYNGTYMIPSMILSAIIIILVIGYAPARMVKSAQVSNKM is encoded by the coding sequence ATGAAACAAAAACAAACTCTCTTTTTAGTGGAAATTGCCGTATTTTCCGCACTGGCTTACTTGCTTGATTTATTTTCCGGATTCTTATTTTCAAGAATCTGGCCGCAGGGCGGTTCCGTATCGATTGCGATGGTGCCTGTATTCCTGATGGCTTTCCGCTGGGGAGTCAAGGGCGGCGCAATAACTGGGCTGCTGCTAGGCCTATTGCAGTTTATCCTTGGCTTTTCGCAAATTTACCATCCAGTACAGGGATTCATCGATTATTTGGTGGCCTTCACAGTGCTTGGAATTGCCGGTATCTTTGCCAGACAGATTAAGCTTAGCATTCAAAATAGCGATAAGAAAAAATGGATTGGGTTTATCATTGCTGGCACCTTCATAGGAAGCTTGCTTCGCTTTATCGCTCATTTCTTTTCCGGCTGGATCTTTTTTGGAGTCTGGGCGCCAGAAGGACAGCCGGCGTGGCTGTATTCAATTATCTATAACGGCACTTACATGATTCCAAGCATGATTTTAAGCGCTATTATCATTATTCTTGTCATCGGTTACGCTCCAGCAAGAATGGTTAAGTCAGCACAAGTAAGCAATAAAATGTGA
- a CDS encoding HPr family phosphocarrier protein → MKEIMSSNVMVQKRFTMKKMLEIYQAAKKLDGTTYLYSRQKAVEATSLSKLVSFLLTVEPNTTLKIILEGTDVEPKLNQLTKLLTNEASVLRVKRKRLIESSESFQI, encoded by the coding sequence ATGAAAGAGATTATGTCATCTAATGTTATGGTTCAGAAAAGATTCACTATGAAGAAAATGCTTGAAATCTATCAGGCTGCTAAAAAGCTGGACGGTACGACTTACTTATACAGCCGACAGAAGGCCGTTGAGGCAACTTCACTGTCTAAGCTTGTTTCTTTCCTGCTGACGGTGGAGCCAAATACAACTTTAAAAATTATTTTGGAAGGTACAGATGTTGAGCCGAAATTAAACCAGCTGACTAAGCTGCTTACAAATGAAGCTTCTGTCCTTCGCGTAAAACGCAAGCGACTGATTGAGTCTTCCGAATCATTCCAAATATAG
- a CDS encoding universal stress protein, whose amino-acid sequence MAGIKKVVLAYDDSTGSKKALQLAKEITRDKQGIKLYIGYVYEEEVKSELVETAARPMEHLPINNFPADVVQVPPLALEQGELDKSEHSIITHSSEQAFNNAKTELDVLNMDTEYSTLEGNPAESIVEFAKDVNADLIIIGQSGNEGIKRKILGGVSQKVANNAHCHVLIAK is encoded by the coding sequence ATGGCTGGAATAAAAAAAGTGGTTCTCGCTTACGATGATTCAACAGGCAGCAAGAAAGCTCTGCAATTGGCGAAGGAGATCACTAGAGATAAACAAGGCATAAAATTGTATATTGGCTATGTATATGAAGAAGAAGTCAAAAGCGAATTGGTTGAAACCGCCGCGCGCCCTATGGAGCATCTGCCGATTAACAACTTTCCGGCAGATGTAGTCCAGGTGCCTCCATTGGCTCTGGAACAAGGTGAACTTGATAAATCAGAGCACTCGATCATTACTCACAGCTCTGAACAAGCATTCAACAACGCAAAGACCGAGCTGGATGTTCTTAATATGGATACTGAATACTCCACCTTGGAGGGCAACCCAGCCGAAAGTATTGTAGAATTTGCCAAGGATGTAAATGCGGATTTAATTATCATAGGCCAATCAGGAAATGAAGGGATCAAGAGAAAGATTCTTGGCGGCGTTAGTCAAAAGGTTGCGAATAACGCTCATTGCCATGTTCTTATTGCAAAATAG
- a CDS encoding transglycosylase domain-containing protein, whose amino-acid sequence MSKNSIATRFLRGWKRLHMNQVLVLSVSTAVLAFLSFFHVYSEGADISALNDDMAQSTVIYDANGDVASKISALKNEGVKIEEVPDHVKNAVIAIEDHRFYEHDGVDLVGISRAFVQNVKAGSIVEGGSTITQQLTKNALLSSEKTYKRKLEEFFMAREIEKQYSKDEIMQMYLNRIYFGNGSWGIKRAAIGYFGKDVKDLSISEAAMLAGLIKAPSALDPNKNYEEAVERRNLVLQMMNTHGFIKEEEYKQAVAEEVVLNENGGDPLRGRYPYYVDHIIDEAIKKYGLTQEDILTGGLQIHTELDVTMQSAVEATYAKDNLFPKGSDKQIVQSGAVLVDPKTGGIRALVGGRGEHVFRGYNRATQLKAQPGSTMKPLAVYAPALEEGWGVTDMLKDEEMEFKDYKPQNYNDKYKGEVPMYEALRDSLNVPAVWTLDEIGIVKGMESVKNFGINLDPKNDRNLGLALGGLSTGVSPVTMAEAYSAFANNGERHETHAITKIIDKEGNTIVEYKGKKSKAVSKETAEKMTTMLLGVVQEGTGKGAQIPGRELAGKTGSTQVPIEGVKGTKDQWFVGYTPQLVGAVWVGYDKTDQEHFLTTTSSEGAALIFKDFMSEALKNTKAQSFNVPPLSKYIEEHKRKQRAKSVKELEERVKREAEKQKKQWEEAKKKLKEKKEPKEEGKKKETKEKKSDSASTTTDSGSNANSEPNDKKDTGGSDDSGGEGDTGDEGNAGGEGDTGGEGDAGGEGDTGGEGDTGDTGDSEGDGSEDKD is encoded by the coding sequence GTGAGCAAAAATTCGATAGCAACACGTTTTCTAAGAGGATGGAAAAGACTTCATATGAACCAGGTGCTGGTTTTGTCTGTTTCGACAGCGGTACTGGCTTTCTTGAGTTTTTTTCATGTTTATTCTGAGGGTGCTGACATCAGTGCATTGAATGATGATATGGCACAATCAACGGTCATCTACGATGCTAATGGCGACGTTGCCAGTAAGATTTCGGCTTTGAAAAATGAGGGAGTAAAAATTGAAGAAGTCCCGGATCATGTCAAGAATGCTGTTATTGCCATTGAGGACCATCGTTTTTATGAACACGATGGTGTGGACCTTGTCGGTATTTCTCGAGCCTTTGTCCAAAACGTCAAGGCTGGAAGTATTGTAGAAGGCGGCAGCACAATTACACAGCAGTTAACAAAGAATGCTTTGCTTTCGAGCGAAAAGACATATAAAAGAAAGCTCGAAGAATTTTTCATGGCAAGGGAAATTGAGAAGCAATATTCCAAAGATGAAATCATGCAAATGTACTTGAACCGGATTTATTTTGGTAATGGATCTTGGGGAATTAAAAGGGCTGCTATTGGTTACTTTGGCAAGGACGTCAAAGATCTTTCCATCAGCGAAGCAGCTATGCTTGCTGGCTTGATTAAGGCACCGTCTGCATTGGATCCTAATAAAAATTATGAAGAAGCAGTGGAGAGAAGAAATCTTGTTCTCCAGATGATGAATACCCATGGTTTTATTAAGGAAGAAGAATATAAACAAGCAGTGGCTGAAGAGGTTGTACTTAATGAAAATGGCGGAGATCCATTGCGTGGCCGCTATCCATATTATGTTGATCATATTATTGATGAAGCAATCAAGAAATACGGTCTGACTCAGGAGGACATTTTAACTGGCGGATTGCAAATCCACACGGAACTTGATGTGACAATGCAATCAGCTGTGGAAGCAACTTACGCGAAAGATAATCTGTTCCCAAAAGGCTCTGATAAGCAGATCGTCCAAAGTGGCGCTGTACTGGTAGACCCAAAAACAGGCGGGATTCGAGCCCTAGTAGGAGGCCGCGGTGAGCATGTATTCAGGGGGTATAATCGGGCAACACAGCTTAAAGCGCAGCCAGGCTCAACGATGAAGCCGCTTGCCGTATATGCACCAGCGCTTGAAGAAGGCTGGGGCGTTACAGATATGCTTAAAGACGAAGAGATGGAATTCAAAGATTACAAGCCTCAAAACTACAATGATAAATATAAAGGCGAAGTCCCTATGTATGAAGCATTAAGAGATTCATTGAATGTGCCTGCTGTATGGACGCTGGATGAAATAGGGATAGTCAAAGGCATGGAATCTGTAAAGAACTTTGGCATTAATCTTGATCCAAAGAATGACCGTAATCTTGGTCTCGCACTTGGAGGCTTATCGACCGGGGTATCACCGGTTACTATGGCTGAAGCATATTCTGCTTTTGCCAACAATGGCGAGCGTCATGAAACGCATGCCATTACTAAAATTATTGATAAAGAAGGCAATACAATCGTTGAATATAAAGGGAAGAAGAGCAAGGCTGTTTCGAAAGAGACCGCTGAAAAAATGACGACAATGCTTCTTGGTGTCGTTCAGGAAGGTACAGGAAAAGGTGCGCAAATTCCAGGAAGGGAATTAGCGGGCAAAACCGGATCAACACAGGTTCCGATTGAAGGTGTCAAAGGAACGAAGGACCAATGGTTTGTAGGGTATACTCCACAGCTTGTTGGCGCTGTGTGGGTTGGTTATGACAAGACAGATCAGGAACACTTTTTAACCACCACGAGCAGTGAAGGAGCCGCCCTCATCTTTAAAGACTTTATGTCTGAGGCGTTGAAGAATACGAAAGCACAGTCCTTCAATGTACCGCCATTATCGAAATATATAGAAGAACATAAGAGGAAGCAGCGTGCCAAATCTGTAAAAGAACTAGAAGAAAGAGTTAAGAGGGAAGCAGAAAAACAAAAGAAGCAATGGGAAGAAGCAAAAAAGAAGCTGAAAGAAAAGAAAGAACCAAAAGAAGAAGGAAAAAAGAAAGAGACAAAGGAAAAAAAGTCTGATTCGGCATCAACAACAACGGATTCTGGCAGCAATGCCAACAGTGAACCGAATGATAAAAAGGATACTGGTGGATCTGATGACTCTGGTGGCGAAGGAGATACGGGTGATGAAGGAAATGCCGGAGGCGAAGGAGATACCGGAGGCGAAGGTGATGCCGGCGGTGAAGGAGATACCGGTGGTGAAGGAGATACCGGAGACACTGGAGATTCTGAAGGCGATGGGTCTGAAGATAAAGACTAA
- a CDS encoding helix-turn-helix transcriptional regulator, with translation MTRDEIISRVSDKVRVLRAEVGYTQEKMADIIGISKKTLVQIEKGRAQAGWSTVVTICALFRETETIQFLFGNEPLEVLETIAHEGSDYRKEKTLGGKVWWREVARGGGFVMQQNILSQHYRIIDQDDFRVFSSFEENETRERLEEIAAEARKE, from the coding sequence ATGACAAGAGATGAAATCATTAGCAGGGTATCGGATAAAGTAAGGGTACTGCGCGCAGAAGTCGGTTATACACAGGAGAAAATGGCTGATATCATTGGAATCTCCAAAAAGACCCTAGTCCAGATCGAAAAGGGCAGGGCACAAGCTGGCTGGTCAACAGTCGTGACAATTTGTGCCTTATTCCGGGAAACAGAGACTATCCAGTTTTTATTCGGTAATGAACCACTTGAAGTCCTCGAAACCATAGCGCATGAAGGTAGTGATTACCGAAAAGAGAAAACCTTGGGCGGAAAAGTCTGGTGGCGGGAAGTAGCAAGGGGTGGAGGATTTGTCATGCAGCAAAACATTCTGAGCCAGCATTACAGAATTATTGATCAAGATGATTTTCGGGTATTCAGCAGCTTCGAAGAAAACGAAACAAGAGAACGGTTAGAGGAAATTGCAGCTGAAGCAAGGAAGGAATAA
- a CDS encoding FeoB-associated Cys-rich membrane protein, protein MIANILIGGAIFGYAGWAFYRFIKKSKEGKCAACSIQSSCSSNCSVSQEKQMK, encoded by the coding sequence ATGATTGCAAACATCTTAATCGGCGGTGCTATATTTGGATATGCCGGCTGGGCCTTCTACCGGTTCATCAAGAAGTCGAAGGAAGGAAAATGCGCTGCCTGCTCCATCCAAAGCTCTTGTTCAAGCAACTGCAGCGTCAGCCAGGAAAAACAGATGAAATAA